AGCAGCAGCATGTCTGCTTGGTCGGCGCGCCGCCGCAGCCACCCGCTCCGCACGGCGAGCATTCGGCCGAAGGCAGCAACAGCCCGAACGAGAAGAGCAGCGCGAGTATGGCATGGAGCGGTCGCATCATGGACTTACCCGTGGATTCTATACGGTGCGCACCCCCCAAACTTTCGCGTCGGTCGGTCAACTTGCGCGCCTACTGTTCGACAAGAGAATTCACCCCATGGAGACCCACATCATGAAATCGACCGTCGAAAACCCTTTGCGCAACCAGCCCGTCCCGAAACTCGCTCCCACGGCCCCGCGGATCACCCCTCCAACTCAGGATGCGATCCGGGCGCGGGCGCATGAGATCTTCCGGGAGCGCGGCGGACAGGACGACGCAGGGGACGAGCTCTCCGACTGGCTCCAGGCCGAGCGCGAAACCGCCGCCCGCTACCGCGGAGAGCAGCTGCTCCGGGGAGACCAGGAATGAGCTCCAAGACTCAATTGACCCCGGCGTCGTTGAAGAAGCCGGCCGCGTCGCGGTCCGGATCGAGCCAGGTCATGCGCGCCTTCGTCATGCACGAGATCGGCCGGGTGGGCGTCATCGAGAAGGCGATCCCGCGTCCGGGGCCCAACGACGCGATCCTCCGCACGACCGCTGCGCTGATCTGCACCTCCGACACCCACACCGTCGCCGGAGCGATCGGACCGCGCCACGATCTGACCCTCGGCCACGAGGCGGTGGGGGTGATTCACGAGCTCGGCGAGGCTGTCGCCGCGTCAGGCCTCTTCAAGATCGGCCAGCGCGTCGCGGTCAACGCCATCACGCCCTGCTTTGGCTGCGACAACTGCCAGCGCGGTTATTCGTCGCAGTGCGGCGGCATGCTCGGCGGCTGGAAGTTCGCCAACGTCAAGGACGGTTCAATGGCGGAGTATTTCCACGTCAACGACGCGGTGGCGAACTTGGCGCCGATCCCCGATGACCTCACCGACGAGCAGGCGGCCTACTGCTGCGACATGCTCTCCACCGGATTCATCGCCGCCGAACAGGGGGACATTCCCATCGGCGGCAGCGTGGCGGTGTTCGGCGAGGGTCCGATCGGCATGATGGCCACGGTCGGGGCGCGGCTCTGCGGCGCCGGCTTCGTCATTGGCGTCGAGAGCAAGGCCAACCGCATCACGATGGCCCGAAGGTACGGCGCCGACGCGATCGTGGACTATTCCAAGGAAGATCCGGTCGAGGCCATCAAGCGGCTGACCGGCGGCAAGGGCGTCGACGTCGCCATCGAGGCCCTGGGCAGCGCCGCGACTTTCGCGGCCTGCGTCAGCGCAACGCGGCCCGGCGGCACCATCTCCAATGTCGGCTACCACGGCGACGGCGACACGGTTCCCATTCCGCGGCTGGACTGGGGCGTGGGCATGAGTGACAAGACCATCCGCACGGCGCTCTGCCCGGGCGGCTCCGAGCGCATGGGCCGGCTGATGCGGCTCATCCAGACCAAGCGCGTCGATCCTTTGCCGATGACCACGCACCGCTTCAAGTTCGCCGACATCGAGAAGGCGTTCAAGATGATGCGGACCAAGGAAGACAACATGATCAAGCCGTTGATCACCTTCTGAGTTCCCATGGCCGGGAACACCAGTTCCGCACCAAGGATCTATGGCTCGAACAGCCCGGCCCACAGCTCGCTGAAGAACCGGTCAAGGGTGCTGATCAGGAAGGGGCGTACCGGCCTGCGGCATGCCCCAGCATCGGCTGAAGCCGCATATAGCTCAGACTTCGCCACAGCCATTCCATCGGGCCGAATCGGAAGACGCTCAGCCACGCGGCGGAGAGCGGCAGTTGCACCAGGTAGATCCCCGCGACCAGCGCCGCCATCTGCGGAATCGTCCATGAGGCGAATTGCCCGAAGCCCCAATGCTGGAAAATCATCGAGCAGATCAGGGATTGCATGAGGTAGTTGGTCAGCGCCATCCGCCCGGCGCTGGCCAGCAGTCTCATCGCGTGTCGGAGAATTCCCGAATTGGCCACCAGACCCGCCGCGCCCAGATAGCCCAGGCTGATGAGCGGCGAAAAGAACATGTCACTTGCTGCGGTCAACACCCGCATGAGCGTGCTCGGATGGCTCCCCAGCCAAAAATCCGCGGAAGCCGCAGGCACGCCAATCAGCGCCGCCGCGATCACCGCCCGTACTTGCCACGCGCGTCGGTCGGCGTCAAGGAAGCGCGTCTGTACCAGCACCGAACCCATCAGCACCAACCCCACCATCTGCCAGCCGCCGAACGCAAGGAACATCAGATAGCCCGCGTAGTTCACCAGTCGCATGACCATCGCATCGAGGTAGGGGCCGTCGCGCGACGCGATCGTTTCCGCGTCCATCCAGGCCTTGTCCTGCGGACCATCGAAGGGCGGATCAGTCCGCTCGAGCGCGGCCGTGAGATGAGTCACGGGGTGACCGCCTTCGAGCGCCATGCCCACGGGCGGCACGACCCAACTCGCAGCGGTGTGCATGCCCTCGGCCTTGGGGTCCGGCGTGGTCAGGGATTGGAAGCCGCCGCACAGGATCGAACCAAAGAGAATGAAGAGCACCGCCGCCTTCAACAGTCCGCGCGCCGGGAACTTCAGCGCCCAGAACACCGCCAGCCCAATGGTCGCGTAGGTCAGCAGAATGTCGCCATACCAGAGCAGAAAAATGTGGCACAGGCCGAAGACGGCGAGCACCAGCAGCCGCCGCACCTGCAGCCAATCGGCCGAGCGCCCCGCTCTCTTGGCCCGCACTTGCTGGATGGTGAGCCCCATGCCGAAAAGCATGCAGAAGAGCGGGTAGCTCTTGCCCATGAAGAAAAGTTGCACGACGTAGTGCAGGAGTGTGCCCAGCGTTCCTTGGCCGCTCGGCACGGTGGTTTCGATGAGACGACCCATGGGCTGGGCGAACGCGGAGATGTTCACGCTGAGAATGCCCAGCAGCGCGAAGCCGCGGGCAATGTCCATCGCTTCGATGCGCTGAGAAACTTGAACGGGTTCGAGCGCAGCGGTCGTGGCGGGCATGTCCCTGCTCAAAGTGGGATCAGTGTATCGGTCCAGCTTTTCACCGTGGACGGCCAGGCTGTCCGTTAAGCCGCAATCGTGGTGCTTCCGCACTCCGGGCATTTGGTTCCCGGCGCGAGGCCGGAGTGGTCGTAATGACACTGGGAGCAGGACCCGGGCGGGGCGGGCCGGTGGCATTTCATGCCGATGATCCCTCGGGCCATCGACGCAATCAGGAAAACACCGAGCGAGACTTCCATGCTCAGGAACGGGCCGCCGTTGGTCGGGGTCAATTGACCTGCGATGTAGGCGGCGGTCGCGGTGGGCGCAGCGATGCACACCAGGCCAAGGAGCCAGGGGCCGTGCCACAGGGCGAACATCAGCGCCGGGCTGCACAGGAAACCCGCGGCGACACCGAACATCAACGCGATGTCGACCGATGCTCCCATGCTCATCCCAAAATTGGCGATCACGCCAAACGCGCCTCCAAGGAATATCGAAGTCACGCAAGTTGTGGCCGCGCGCAGCCCACGAGGGATCTTGCGTGTCATTGGGTGCAGTCCCATACGCGGATGCTATGTCGGCCAATCCACGAATTCATGAATGATGAAAGTGAATTGGCGATCCGTGATTCATGGCCTGAAGATCTACTTTGAAGGTTGCTTCCGCGCCGCAATTTCCATTACCGTCGGCATCATCACCACGGAATTGGGATTCTTCTCCGCTGTTTCCAGCGCTCGCAACACCTTTGCGCACCAGGCGTCGTCCACCTGGCCGAACTCGCGCAGCCGCGGCACATAGGTGCGGATGAACTCCGCCTGCCAGCTCCAGAAGGGCTCGTGGGGTTGAGCCGCCTTGGCCAGCGGTTTCGCCGCCAGGATCTGGTAGCCCCGCCCGCGCAATTCGCCAAGCAATTTTCCGGCGGGGCTCGGCTCACCGCCGTTGGCGCGAAAACTCTTCACGACCTCGCGCACATAGTCGGCGATCGCCTCGTCGGGCGGAAATGCGCCAAAGGTTTCGTAGAGCACATATTCATGGAACACGACGACGCCGCCGGGCTTGAGCGCGTCGTGGATGCGGCCGACCAGCGCCGCAAGATCAGGGACAAACATGGCGACCCATCGGCACCACGCTGCGTCAAAGGGCCCATGCGCCAGCGGAATCGGATCGTGCATCAAGTCGACGACATGAGCGTCGACATTGGTGAAGCCTTGCGTCTTGACCCGCTCCTTCAAAGTCTGCACATACTTCGGCGAGATCTCGACGGCGGTGACGTGGCCGGTAGGGCCGACCAACTTGGCAAGATCGGTCGTGACGAATCCCGGTCCCGCGCCGACATCGATCACGTAGCTGCCCGCTTTGATGCCCGCGCGCCGCCATGCTTCCATCACATCCGCTTGCCAGAGCGCATGCTGGCGACCCAGGCGGGCGAGCTCTTCATCGTGCGTGCCCAGCACATAGTCGGGTTTGGTCGTGGTGGGTTGCTGCGACATTGGGAACCGTAGGATAAGCGAATGACGACGCTGCTCCTGCTGGGTTCGGGTGAGCTGGGAAAGGAATTCACGATCTGCGCCAAGCGGCTCGGCTGCCGCGTGATCGCGGTCGACCGCTATGCGGGCGCACCGGCGATGCAGGTCGCCGACGACTTCGAAGTCATCGACATGCTCAACGCCAAGGCCATCCGGCGCGTGGCCGCCAAGCACAAGCCGCACTACGTGGTACCGGAGATCGAGGCCATCCGCACCGAGGCCCTTTTCGATCTGGAGAAGCGGGGGATCACCGTGGTTCCCAGCGCGCTGGCGGCGCATCTGACCATGAACCGCGACGCGATCCGCTCGCTTGCCGCCGATGAATTGAAATTGCCGACGGCCAGGTTCGCATACGCCTCCGGCGCCGCCGAGTTGGAGCGTGTGGTTGTTGGAAACGGGGCAAAGTTGAAGCGTGCGGTTGGTGGTCGCAGCAAGCCCATCGGCTTCCCCTGTGTCATCAAACCGGTCATGTCCAGTTCCGGCAAGGGCCAGTCGGTGGCCCGCAACACGTCCGAGCTCGCAAAGAGCTGGCGCTACGCCATCGCGGGCATGCGCGGCGACAAGCAAGTGGTGATCGCCGAGGAATTCATCGACTTCGACTTCGAGATTACTTTGCTCACAGTCAAGCAGCGAAAGTCCGTCGGCGGCAAGACCGTGTTTGTGCAGCCGCTTGGTCATCGCCAAGTGCGCGGCGACTATCAGGAGTCGTGGATGCCCTGCTCCATGAAACCGAAATTGGTGAAGAAGGCCCAAGCCATGGCCAAGCGCGTCACCGATCGCATCGCCGGTCCCGAGGGCGCCGGTCTCTTCGGCGTGGAGTTCTTCGTGAAGGGCGACCGCGTGATCTTCAGCGAGCTCTCGCCGCGACCGCACGACACCGGCATGGTCACCATGATTTCGCAGGACCTCAGCGAGTTCGAGTTGCACCTGCGCGCCATTCTGGCGTTGCCGATTCCTGCGATCACCTATCGAGGGCCAAGCGCCAGCGCCGTCATCCTCGCCGACTATGAGAGCGATTGCCCGCCCGGCTATCGCGGCATTGCCAAAGCCTTGAAGGCGTCGGGCACGGAAATCCGCATCTTCGGCAAGCCCTCGACTCGCAAGTTCCGCCGCATGGGAGCGGCGTTGGCGACCGGCCGCACCGTGGCCGAGGCGCGTCGCAAGGCCACTCGCGCCGCGGCGTGCGTGAAAGTTGTGCGCCTCTGATATCGTTACGCCTATGAATCATTTCACATGGATGTCGTTGCTCCTGAGGCGTGCTCTTCCGGCATGCACCTTCGCCGCGATCCTCACCGCCTGTGCCGGCAGCGGCGCAGTGTCCAAGAGCCCGACTCCCGGCATCCAGCACCTGGTCTTTGTGACCCTCATCCATCCCAAGGAGGCCGCCGCGATGAAGGCAGAATCCGACGCGGTGATTCCCAAGATCCCCGGCGTCCGCGCCTACGCATGCGGCCCGCACATCGACGTCGGCCGCAAGAACGTGCGCCACGACTACACCCTGGGCATTCTGGTGGAGTTCGCCAGCGTCGAGGACTACAAGGCGTTCCAGATCAATCCCGAGCATGTCGCCCTGGTCAACAAGTGGAAGTCCAAGTGGGCCCGCTCGGAGATGTTCGATTTCGGCGCTGTGGAACCAAGTGGTTCGCCCCTGAAATGAACTCTGCCGGCGTGCATCCACCTCGCCGGACATCGAATTGAACCCTTCCGTTCCACAACAACGCCGCCCACTTCCCACATCGCTGCTGGTCCTGAGCTCCATCAGCCTCTTCGCGGAAGTGGCCGGCGAAATGACCTATCCGCTGCTTCCCTTGTTCGTGACGGGTGTCCTTGGAGCGAGCCCGATGGCCCTTGGATTGATCGAGGGATGCGCCGAGGCCATCGTCAGCGTCATGCGCGGCTTCACGGGCTACTACAGCGACGCCACCGGCCACAGGGTGCGCTGGGTTCGCCGGGGCTACGGAATCGCGTTCCTGGGAAAGCTCTGCGTCATGGCGGCGACGCAGTGGGGGATGGTGCTGGGCGGCCGCACACTGGATCGGATCGGCAAGGGAATCCGCGAGGCACCGCGCGACGCCCTCATCGCTGAGAGCGTCGCCCGGGTTGACCGCGGGCGCGGGTTCGGATTCCACCGCAGCGGCAATGCGTTCGGAGGCGCCGGCGGATCGCTGATCGCTGCCGGCGTTTTGGCCTGGCTCATCGGCTCGCGCTCCGCCACGCCCGCCGACGCACCGCAATTCCGGATCATGTTCCTCATTGCCGCATCCGCGGCGGCCATCGCCTTTGGCCTGACCTGCCTCATTCCCAGGACCACCCCGGAGCAGGTGAGACGGCGCCGCGAGGACCATGCACGGTCGGTTCGCCTTCCGCTGGGAAAGTCGTACTGGATCGCCATCAGTGCGCTGCTGATCTTCATGCTCGGCAATTCGAGCGACACTTTTCTCCTGCTGCGCGTGCTGGATCTCGGATTTTCACCGGTGACGAGCATCCTTCTCTATGCAGGGTCCAACGCGACCTACGCCATCGCCAGCTATCCGATGGGGAAGTTGAGCGACCGGTTCGGCCGAGGGCCGGTGCTCTTCATGGGATGGGTCTTTTATGCCGTCAGCTATGCGGGCTTTGCCTGGCTCACACCCGAAACGGCGTGGATGAGTTGGATCTGTTTCGTCCTGTTCGGATTCAGCATGGCCTGCACCGATGGCATTGCCCGCGCCTTGATCGTGGACCACGCCCCAAAGGAACGGCTGGTGACGGCCCTGGGATTGTTCGGATTTTTTCAGGGGGCCGCGCTGCTGATCGCCAGCGTCGCGACGGGAATCCTGTGGAGTTATGGCCACCCCTCCATCGCATTTTGGATCAGCAGCGGATTCGCGGTGGCGGCGCTGAC
This portion of the Planctomycetota bacterium genome encodes:
- a CDS encoding MFS transporter; this encodes MNPSVPQQRRPLPTSLLVLSSISLFAEVAGEMTYPLLPLFVTGVLGASPMALGLIEGCAEAIVSVMRGFTGYYSDATGHRVRWVRRGYGIAFLGKLCVMAATQWGMVLGGRTLDRIGKGIREAPRDALIAESVARVDRGRGFGFHRSGNAFGGAGGSLIAAGVLAWLIGSRSATPADAPQFRIMFLIAASAAAIAFGLTCLIPRTTPEQVRRRREDHARSVRLPLGKSYWIAISALLIFMLGNSSDTFLLLRVLDLGFSPVTSILLYAGSNATYAIASYPMGKLSDRFGRGPVLFMGWVFYAVSYAGFAWLTPETAWMSWICFVLFGFSMACTDGIARALIVDHAPKERLVTALGLFGFFQGAALLIASVATGILWSYGHPSIAFWISSGFAVAALTILPFLRIHGADRSSSGSGDWVDREETSEIANRIDRARG
- a CDS encoding NAD(P)-dependent alcohol dehydrogenase, whose protein sequence is MRAFVMHEIGRVGVIEKAIPRPGPNDAILRTTAALICTSDTHTVAGAIGPRHDLTLGHEAVGVIHELGEAVAASGLFKIGQRVAVNAITPCFGCDNCQRGYSSQCGGMLGGWKFANVKDGSMAEYFHVNDAVANLAPIPDDLTDEQAAYCCDMLSTGFIAAEQGDIPIGGSVAVFGEGPIGMMATVGARLCGAGFVIGVESKANRITMARRYGADAIVDYSKEDPVEAIKRLTGGKGVDVAIEALGSAATFAACVSATRPGGTISNVGYHGDGDTVPIPRLDWGVGMSDKTIRTALCPGGSERMGRLMRLIQTKRVDPLPMTTHRFKFADIEKAFKMMRTKEDNMIKPLITF
- the purT gene encoding formate-dependent phosphoribosylglycinamide formyltransferase, which produces MTTLLLLGSGELGKEFTICAKRLGCRVIAVDRYAGAPAMQVADDFEVIDMLNAKAIRRVAAKHKPHYVVPEIEAIRTEALFDLEKRGITVVPSALAAHLTMNRDAIRSLAADELKLPTARFAYASGAAELERVVVGNGAKLKRAVGGRSKPIGFPCVIKPVMSSSGKGQSVARNTSELAKSWRYAIAGMRGDKQVVIAEEFIDFDFEITLLTVKQRKSVGGKTVFVQPLGHRQVRGDYQESWMPCSMKPKLVKKAQAMAKRVTDRIAGPEGAGLFGVEFFVKGDRVIFSELSPRPHDTGMVTMISQDLSEFELHLRAILALPIPAITYRGPSASAVILADYESDCPPGYRGIAKALKASGTEIRIFGKPSTRKFRRMGAALATGRTVAEARRKATRAAACVKVVRL
- a CDS encoding class I SAM-dependent methyltransferase — protein: MSQQPTTTKPDYVLGTHDEELARLGRQHALWQADVMEAWRRAGIKAGSYVIDVGAGPGFVTTDLAKLVGPTGHVTAVEISPKYVQTLKERVKTQGFTNVDAHVVDLMHDPIPLAHGPFDAAWCRWVAMFVPDLAALVGRIHDALKPGGVVVFHEYVLYETFGAFPPDEAIADYVREVVKSFRANGGEPSPAGKLLGELRGRGYQILAAKPLAKAAQPHEPFWSWQAEFIRTYVPRLREFGQVDDAWCAKVLRALETAEKNPNSVVMMPTVMEIAARKQPSK
- a CDS encoding DUF2934 domain-containing protein, translated to MKSTVENPLRNQPVPKLAPTAPRITPPTQDAIRARAHEIFRERGGQDDAGDELSDWLQAERETAARYRGEQLLRGDQE
- a CDS encoding DUF418 domain-containing protein, which produces MPATTAALEPVQVSQRIEAMDIARGFALLGILSVNISAFAQPMGRLIETTVPSGQGTLGTLLHYVVQLFFMGKSYPLFCMLFGMGLTIQQVRAKRAGRSADWLQVRRLLVLAVFGLCHIFLLWYGDILLTYATIGLAVFWALKFPARGLLKAAVLFILFGSILCGGFQSLTTPDPKAEGMHTAASWVVPPVGMALEGGHPVTHLTAALERTDPPFDGPQDKAWMDAETIASRDGPYLDAMVMRLVNYAGYLMFLAFGGWQMVGLVLMGSVLVQTRFLDADRRAWQVRAVIAAALIGVPAASADFWLGSHPSTLMRVLTAASDMFFSPLISLGYLGAAGLVANSGILRHAMRLLASAGRMALTNYLMQSLICSMIFQHWGFGQFASWTIPQMAALVAGIYLVQLPLSAAWLSVFRFGPMEWLWRSLSYMRLQPMLGHAAGRYAPS
- a CDS encoding Dabb family protein → MSLLLRRALPACTFAAILTACAGSGAVSKSPTPGIQHLVFVTLIHPKEAAAMKAESDAVIPKIPGVRAYACGPHIDVGRKNVRHDYTLGILVEFASVEDYKAFQINPEHVALVNKWKSKWARSEMFDFGAVEPSGSPLK